In the Spirochaeta lutea genome, one interval contains:
- the rplD gene encoding 50S ribosomal protein L4, producing MDKKVLSKEGKEVKTIQLDDSVFNREVSDGSIYHAIRNELANLRVGNASTKTRSQVAGSHKKPWKQKGTGRARAGRKQSPVWVGGGISHGPQPRDYGYSLPRKIKRLAMKSLLSLKTKNDTLIVLEDLQVGKGKTKTLNEILKNIIPAERAVLIIRDEDQMVKRAGRNIPWLKSLSYNRLRAHDLFYAKQVVVLESAALKLNEFYGDAKKSTTTASA from the coding sequence ATGGACAAGAAGGTCCTTTCTAAAGAAGGAAAAGAAGTTAAGACCATCCAGCTCGATGACTCGGTATTTAACCGCGAAGTTAGTGACGGATCGATATATCACGCTATCCGGAATGAACTTGCTAACCTGCGTGTTGGTAATGCGAGTACAAAGACTAGAAGCCAGGTTGCTGGAAGTCATAAAAAACCTTGGAAACAAAAAGGTACAGGAAGAGCCCGCGCAGGTAGAAAACAATCACCTGTATGGGTGGGTGGAGGTATTTCCCATGGTCCGCAACCACGTGACTACGGATACTCACTTCCTCGGAAAATTAAGCGTCTTGCTATGAAGTCTCTTCTTAGTCTCAAGACGAAGAATGATACATTAATTGTGCTTGAGGATCTGCAGGTTGGTAAAGGTAAAACCAAGACTCTTAATGAGATTTTAAAGAATATCATTCCTGCGGAGAGGGCGGTTTTGATTATCCGTGATGAGGATCAGATGGTTAAGCGAGCTGGAAGAAATATTCCTTGGCTGAAATCATTATCCTACAATCGGCTGCGGGCTCATGATTTATTTTATGCTAAGCAGGTTGTGGTTCTTGAAAGTGCTGCCCTAAAGCTGAATGAGTTTTACGGTGATGCAAAAAAAAGCACTACAACGGCTTCCGCCTAA
- the rplB gene encoding 50S ribosomal protein L2 — MGIKTYNPITPGMREKTALDFSEITKRSPEKNLTKGKSQKAGRGASGRISVRRRGGGHKQRYRSIDFARQKFDVPGKIAAIEYDPNRSANIALVNYADGEKRYILAPKGMVPGDQIISGVSVEPKVGNSMQLEFIPLGSQVHNIELQLGRGGQMARSAGAYATIVAKEKDYVTLRLPSGETRLVFKKCFATLGVVGNADHMNVSIGKAGRSRWLGHRPKVRGVVMNPVDHPHGGGEGRTSGGRHPVSPWGVPTKGYKTRKKRKQSSRFIVKRRK; from the coding sequence ATGGGAATTAAAACCTATAATCCGATTACACCTGGAATGCGGGAAAAAACAGCCTTGGATTTTTCGGAGATTACTAAACGTAGCCCCGAAAAAAACCTTACAAAAGGTAAGTCCCAAAAAGCAGGAAGAGGCGCCAGTGGCAGAATTTCTGTGCGGCGACGAGGTGGCGGGCATAAGCAAAGATACAGATCTATTGATTTTGCTCGTCAGAAATTTGATGTGCCTGGTAAAATCGCTGCGATCGAATATGATCCGAACCGCTCCGCTAATATCGCACTTGTGAATTACGCCGACGGCGAGAAGCGTTACATACTCGCCCCAAAGGGAATGGTTCCTGGGGATCAGATAATCAGTGGTGTTTCTGTTGAGCCGAAGGTTGGAAATTCTATGCAGCTTGAGTTTATACCTCTTGGTTCTCAGGTGCATAATATCGAATTGCAGCTCGGTCGCGGGGGACAAATGGCACGATCCGCAGGCGCTTATGCCACGATTGTAGCAAAAGAAAAAGACTATGTTACTCTTCGACTGCCATCGGGGGAAACTCGTCTTGTATTTAAAAAGTGTTTTGCGACTCTTGGAGTTGTTGGCAATGCAGACCACATGAACGTTTCTATCGGCAAAGCCGGGCGTTCACGCTGGCTTGGTCATAGACCTAAGGTTCGTGGTGTTGTTATGAACCCTGTTGACCATCCCCATGGTGGTGGTGAAGGGCGGACGTCTGGTGGCCGACATCCTGTTAGTCCTTGGGGTGTACCTACAAAGGGATATAAAACCAGAAAGAAGCGGAAGCAGTCTAGTCGTTTCATAGTGAAACGAAGAAAGTAG
- the rpsJ gene encoding 30S ribosomal protein S10, protein MSKEKIRVRLRGFDVELIDQSAKSIVQTVQKSGAKVSGPIPLPTRINKFTVLRSPHVNKKSREQFEMRTHKRLIDIIEPTSAVMDALMKLELPAGVDVEIKQ, encoded by the coding sequence ATGTCTAAGGAAAAGATTCGGGTGCGGCTTCGTGGCTTTGATGTCGAGTTAATTGATCAGAGTGCGAAATCAATCGTACAAACCGTTCAGAAGTCTGGTGCAAAGGTATCAGGCCCTATTCCATTACCTACCCGGATAAACAAGTTTACTGTCCTCCGGTCGCCGCACGTAAATAAGAAGTCCCGTGAGCAGTTCGAGATGCGAACCCATAAGCGGCTGATTGATATCATTGAGCCGACTTCTGCGGTAATGGATGCGCTCATGAAGCTTGAACTTCCAGCTGGTGTGGACGTAGAGATCAAGCAGTAA
- the rpsG gene encoding 30S ribosomal protein S7, whose amino-acid sequence MPRRRIPERKVVLPDPRFNSVIVTKFIKRMMLDGKKSVANRVMYGAFDLIEQKGDDKPLDVFLKALENVKPVVEVKSRRVGGSTYQVPVEIRESRREALAMRWIIQAARSRSGKSMSQKLSSELMDAFNNTGTAFKKKEDTHRMAEANKAFAHYRW is encoded by the coding sequence ATGCCAAGAAGAAGAATACCAGAACGGAAGGTTGTACTACCCGACCCCCGTTTTAATAGTGTTATTGTAACTAAGTTCATCAAGCGGATGATGCTGGATGGCAAAAAATCCGTTGCGAACCGGGTTATGTATGGGGCGTTTGATCTAATTGAACAGAAGGGTGATGACAAACCCTTGGATGTATTCCTGAAAGCCCTGGAAAATGTGAAGCCGGTGGTGGAGGTTAAATCACGGCGTGTTGGTGGTTCAACCTATCAGGTCCCGGTGGAAATACGCGAGAGTCGTCGGGAAGCGCTGGCTATGCGCTGGATCATTCAGGCTGCACGTTCACGGAGCGGTAAGTCTATGAGTCAGAAGCTCAGCTCTGAACTCATGGATGCCTTTAATAATACCGGAACTGCATTTAAGAAGAAGGAAGATACCCATCGAATGGCAGAGGCAAACAAGGCTTTTGCTCATTATCGTTGGTAG
- the rplW gene encoding 50S ribosomal protein L23, with protein MRPDQIIIAPIVTEKSSAERELGKYTFVVDKRANKIQVEEAIKSLFKVNPIACNVVNVKGKPKRLRQAAGKTSSWKKAVVTLKEGETISVFEGA; from the coding sequence ATGAGACCCGATCAGATAATAATCGCACCGATTGTAACTGAAAAATCCTCAGCGGAGCGTGAGCTTGGTAAGTACACCTTTGTTGTTGATAAGAGAGCGAACAAAATACAGGTTGAAGAGGCAATCAAATCACTTTTTAAAGTTAATCCTATTGCCTGTAATGTTGTTAATGTGAAGGGAAAACCCAAAAGATTGCGTCAAGCAGCGGGTAAAACTTCTTCGTGGAAAAAAGCAGTGGTTACCCTCAAAGAGGGAGAAACCATTAGTGTCTTTGAAGGCGCATAG
- the rpsS gene encoding 30S ribosomal protein S19: MSRSIKKGPFIAKSLYKKVTEMSKSGDKKMIKTFSRSSTIIPDMVGMTVSVYNGKTWVPVYVTENLVGHKLGEFAPTRIFRGHAGSDKKAGKR; this comes from the coding sequence GTGTCTAGGTCAATAAAAAAAGGACCCTTCATAGCAAAGAGTCTATATAAAAAAGTTACCGAAATGAGTAAGTCCGGTGATAAAAAGATGATCAAGACCTTTAGTCGATCATCTACCATTATCCCTGACATGGTTGGTATGACTGTATCAGTGTATAACGGGAAGACTTGGGTCCCTGTTTATGTCACGGAGAATCTTGTTGGGCACAAGCTTGGTGAGTTTGCTCCTACGAGAATCTTCCGTGGTCACGCTGGTTCGGATAAGAAAGCCGGAAAGCGGTAA
- the rpsL gene encoding 30S ribosomal protein S12 has translation MPTINQLIRKGRKTLVKKTKSPALQSCPQKRGVCTRVMTVTPKKPNSALRKVARVRLTNGIEVTAYIPGIGHNLQEHSVVLLRGGRVKDLPGVRYHIVRGAKDTLGVNDRRKGRSKYGTKRPKA, from the coding sequence ATGCCTACAATTAATCAGTTGATTCGAAAGGGTAGAAAGACCTTGGTCAAGAAGACAAAGTCTCCGGCCTTGCAGTCCTGCCCTCAGAAACGAGGTGTTTGTACCCGTGTAATGACCGTTACGCCTAAGAAGCCGAATTCAGCGCTTCGGAAAGTAGCGCGTGTTCGTTTGACAAACGGAATAGAGGTTACGGCTTACATTCCTGGTATTGGTCACAATCTACAGGAGCACTCCGTTGTATTACTTCGCGGCGGGCGTGTTAAGGACCTTCCTGGGGTGCGCTATCACATTGTTCGTGGTGCAAAAGATACCCTTGGGGTGAATGATCGGCGAAAAGGTCGTTCCAAGTATGGAACAAAGCGGCCAAAGGCCTAG
- the rplV gene encoding 50S ribosomal protein L22, translating to MEMAEKKAYRAHAKYVLISPSKIRRVANEVRRKPYSEVMAILDHLPHKGAKLLKKVVHSAASNALYQDKNLDEDMLYVNELYIDEGPRMKRIWRRGRGRADILQKRMSHITAVVGEKTGRGE from the coding sequence ATGGAAATGGCAGAAAAAAAAGCTTACCGTGCCCATGCTAAATACGTACTTATTTCTCCTTCAAAAATTCGTCGTGTGGCAAACGAGGTTCGTCGCAAACCCTATTCAGAGGTTATGGCTATACTAGATCATTTACCCCATAAGGGCGCAAAGCTTCTGAAGAAGGTGGTCCATTCGGCTGCATCTAACGCTTTATACCAGGATAAAAACCTGGATGAAGACATGCTCTACGTCAATGAATTGTACATCGATGAGGGACCGAGGATGAAGCGCATATGGCGACGGGGACGAGGTCGTGCTGACATATTACAAAAGCGAATGAGTCATATTACTGCTGTAGTCGGTGAAAAAACAGGAAGGGGAGAATAA
- the rpsC gene encoding 30S ribosomal protein S3: MGQKVNPIGLRLGINQTWRSKWYVDPREYADTLHEDLKIRRLLKKIPESKNAEISDVELIRHPQRVTLVIHTSRPGVLIGTKGATIEKIGSILQKEIDKKIQIKIKEIKKPEVDAQIIALNVARQLKSRASFRRTLKMSVGNAMRHGAQGVKILIAGRLGGAEMSRSESQMAGRVPLHTLRANIDYGFAEAETTFGVIGVKVWVFKGEVLKKETKEDAGEVVRKKRERSGSRS, from the coding sequence GTGGGACAGAAAGTTAATCCTATCGGCCTACGTCTTGGAATTAATCAGACTTGGCGATCAAAATGGTATGTTGACCCCCGGGAGTATGCTGATACACTGCACGAAGATCTAAAGATCAGGCGGTTATTGAAGAAGATTCCTGAGAGCAAAAACGCTGAGATTTCCGATGTGGAACTCATAAGGCATCCTCAAAGAGTTACCCTGGTGATTCATACCTCTCGCCCCGGCGTACTGATCGGTACGAAGGGTGCAACAATTGAGAAGATCGGATCTATCTTGCAAAAAGAAATTGATAAGAAGATCCAAATTAAAATAAAAGAGATTAAAAAGCCTGAAGTCGATGCACAGATCATTGCATTGAACGTTGCCAGGCAATTGAAATCCCGAGCATCATTTCGAAGAACCCTAAAAATGTCTGTTGGCAATGCTATGCGCCATGGGGCACAGGGAGTGAAGATTCTGATAGCTGGTCGTTTGGGTGGTGCGGAAATGAGCCGTAGCGAAAGCCAAATGGCAGGAAGAGTGCCGTTGCATACCTTGCGAGCGAACATCGATTATGGATTTGCAGAAGCAGAAACTACCTTCGGTGTGATTGGCGTAAAGGTATGGGTCTTCAAGGGTGAAGTCCTCAAAAAGGAAACCAAAGAAGATGCAGGCGAAGTTGTACGCAAGAAGCGTGAACGAAGTGGATCGAGGAGTTAG
- the tuf gene encoding elongation factor Tu produces the protein MAKEKFERTKPHINVGTIGHVDHGKTTLTAAITMLSAKAQGGKAFKYEDIDNAPEEKQRGITINTRHVEYQSAARHYAHVDCPGHADYIKNMITGAAQMDGAVLVVSATDGPMSQTREHILLARQVGVPALIVFINKVDLVDDEELVELVEEEVRDLLKSYEFPGDDIPFIKGSAFEAMENPEDDAKTKCVTDLLEAMDSYFPLPERAVDKPFLMPIEDVFSIQGRGTVVTGRVERGIVKVGEEVEIVGIRDTKKTTVTGVEMFNKLLDQGEAGDNIGALLRGVDKKEVERGQVLAKPGTITPHHKFKGTIYCLSKEEGGRHSPFFSGYRPQFYFRTTDITGTVTLPDGKEMVMPGDNTEINVELIHPIAMDKGLRFAIREGGRTVASGQVIDIVE, from the coding sequence ATGGCTAAGGAAAAGTTCGAGAGGACGAAGCCTCATATCAACGTAGGAACCATTGGTCACGTAGACCATGGTAAGACTACGCTTACTGCTGCTATCACTATGCTGAGTGCAAAGGCTCAGGGTGGTAAGGCGTTCAAGTATGAGGATATTGACAATGCACCGGAAGAAAAGCAGCGAGGTATTACTATAAATACTCGGCACGTTGAGTACCAGTCTGCTGCACGGCACTATGCTCACGTAGACTGTCCTGGGCACGCCGACTACATCAAGAACATGATTACTGGGGCGGCTCAGATGGACGGCGCTGTTCTTGTTGTATCTGCTACTGATGGACCGATGAGTCAGACCCGGGAGCATATTCTGCTTGCTCGGCAGGTAGGTGTACCTGCTCTTATCGTATTCATCAACAAGGTTGACCTGGTAGATGATGAAGAGTTGGTTGAACTGGTTGAGGAAGAGGTTCGCGACCTGCTGAAATCTTATGAGTTCCCTGGCGACGATATTCCTTTCATTAAGGGATCCGCCTTCGAAGCTATGGAAAACCCCGAGGACGATGCAAAGACTAAGTGTGTTACTGATCTTCTCGAGGCTATGGACTCTTACTTCCCACTGCCTGAGCGTGCTGTTGATAAGCCTTTCTTGATGCCCATTGAGGATGTTTTCTCTATTCAGGGTCGAGGAACGGTTGTTACCGGTCGTGTTGAGCGCGGGATTGTAAAGGTCGGTGAAGAAGTTGAAATTGTTGGTATCCGTGATACCAAGAAGACGACTGTTACCGGTGTTGAGATGTTCAACAAGCTTCTTGATCAGGGTGAAGCCGGCGATAATATCGGTGCGCTTCTGCGTGGTGTGGATAAGAAAGAGGTTGAGCGTGGACAGGTTCTCGCCAAGCCCGGAACTATTACACCGCACCATAAGTTCAAGGGTACGATTTACTGCCTCAGCAAAGAAGAAGGTGGACGACACTCTCCTTTCTTCTCTGGTTATCGTCCTCAGTTTTACTTCCGAACCACGGATATTACCGGTACTGTGACCCTTCCTGATGGAAAGGAAATGGTTATGCCCGGTGATAATACTGAAATCAACGTTGAGCTGATTCACCCAATTGCGATGGACAAGGGTCTGCGCTTCGCTATCCGCGAAGGTGGTCGTACCGTTGCATCTGGTCAGGTAATTGACATCGTCGAATAA
- the rplC gene encoding 50S ribosomal protein L3 yields the protein MIGLIGKKVGMTQVFDEKGKVTPVTVVRVEPNLVIGHRVPDRDGYSAVILGTDEMKESRAAKPYSGQFKDGAKPQKCLIEMRDFEKDTNPGDVLGVELFEDVSFIDVTGTSKGKGTQGVMKRWGFGGGRKTHGSKFHRENGSTGQSAYPSKTIKGLKMSGRMGFDRVTVQNLRVVKVDAEKQVILVKGAVPGRKNTYLVLAKAKKKG from the coding sequence ATGATAGGGCTTATTGGAAAAAAGGTCGGAATGACCCAAGTTTTTGATGAAAAGGGAAAGGTTACTCCCGTTACCGTTGTGCGTGTAGAGCCCAACCTGGTTATTGGGCACCGTGTACCCGATAGGGACGGATACAGCGCAGTCATTCTTGGTACTGACGAAATGAAGGAATCACGTGCAGCAAAGCCGTATTCAGGTCAGTTCAAGGATGGAGCAAAACCTCAGAAATGCCTTATCGAGATGCGTGACTTTGAGAAGGATACAAATCCTGGTGATGTACTTGGAGTTGAGCTCTTTGAAGATGTTTCATTTATCGACGTGACCGGTACCTCTAAAGGTAAGGGCACTCAAGGGGTGATGAAGCGATGGGGATTCGGCGGTGGTCGTAAGACCCATGGATCAAAGTTTCATAGAGAAAACGGTTCAACCGGACAGTCAGCCTATCCAAGCAAGACTATTAAAGGTCTTAAGATGTCAGGACGCATGGGATTTGATCGCGTCACCGTACAGAACCTGCGCGTAGTCAAGGTTGATGCTGAGAAACAGGTCATTCTTGTTAAAGGCGCAGTTCCTGGGCGCAAAAACACGTATCTGGTTTTAGCAAAGGCTAAGAAGAAAGGTTAA